One window of Dehalobacterium formicoaceticum genomic DNA carries:
- the bzaD gene encoding B12 lower ligand biosynthesis radical SAM protein BzaD — protein MRILLVQTPSVESVTQERVYPIGIVSLATYLKKAGYDVGLLDMNLEADQFGALKERLLDFQPDLVGLSLRNIDPLANKTSSLIPPFIVTVRLVSALLPKARLVVGGTGFSLFPERIMAELPEIDYGIVGEGEKSYLALLRSLDNPPMIPGLCYRKGEKIERIPAIADFDMREYLVPDRSLLAPELYTGINQYAPSMGIETSRGCPFQCTYCVYGRLQGEKLRCREPRQVVDELEFLYKEHSVQNFHFNAPVVNLPSEHLDEICREILGRRLQITWSGFFREDLLNEENVFLYEAAGCNCFSLSPDGLSQQALDVLGKNMKIEDVIRAGELTAQTDVCTMYHFLVNVPGENSETIKSGMELLDRLYELHAKKRNLGTVVLNNIRIFPGTPIEKIALAQGVISPHTDLIYPVYYNPQPYEMLRYQLETYHLCKNVFMWQEVRLS, from the coding sequence ATGCGAATATTATTGGTACAAACCCCCTCTGTGGAGAGTGTGACCCAAGAAAGAGTTTATCCTATCGGCATTGTGAGCCTGGCGACTTACCTTAAAAAAGCCGGCTATGATGTGGGACTTCTGGATATGAATTTAGAGGCGGATCAATTTGGAGCTTTGAAGGAACGGCTCTTAGACTTTCAGCCGGATCTGGTAGGTTTATCACTAAGAAACATCGACCCTTTAGCCAACAAAACCAGTTCCCTGATCCCTCCTTTTATCGTAACCGTGCGTTTGGTATCAGCTCTTTTACCAAAGGCTCGGCTTGTGGTTGGGGGGACCGGTTTTTCTCTCTTTCCGGAACGGATCATGGCAGAGCTGCCGGAGATTGATTACGGAATTGTCGGCGAGGGAGAAAAATCCTATCTGGCATTGCTCCGTTCATTGGACAATCCCCCTATGATTCCCGGATTGTGCTATCGCAAAGGGGAGAAAATCGAAAGGATTCCTGCTATTGCCGACTTTGATATGAGGGAATATCTGGTTCCGGACCGAAGTCTCCTCGCCCCCGAATTATATACCGGGATCAATCAGTATGCTCCTTCCATGGGCATTGAAACTTCCCGGGGCTGCCCATTCCAGTGTACTTATTGTGTGTATGGGCGGCTGCAAGGGGAAAAGCTTCGCTGTCGGGAACCGCGGCAAGTAGTCGACGAATTAGAATTTTTGTACAAGGAACACAGCGTCCAAAATTTTCATTTTAACGCCCCTGTGGTTAATCTTCCCAGTGAGCATTTGGATGAGATTTGCCGGGAAATCCTGGGACGCAGGCTCCAGATTACATGGAGCGGTTTTTTTAGAGAAGATTTATTAAATGAAGAAAATGTTTTTCTTTATGAAGCGGCCGGCTGTAATTGCTTTTCTTTGTCGCCTGACGGTCTTAGCCAGCAAGCCCTTGATGTACTGGGTAAAAACATGAAGATAGAAGATGTGATTCGGGCAGGTGAGTTAACCGCCCAAACAGATGTCTGTACCATGTATCATTTTTTGGTGAATGTTCCCGGCGAAAACTCTGAAACCATAAAAAGCGGCATGGAGCTATTGGATCGTCTTTATGAGCTCCACGCAAAAAAAAGAAACCTGGGAACGGTGGTCTTAAATAACATTCGCATTTTTCCGGGGACGCCCATAGAAAAAATTGCTCTGGCCCAGGGAGTAATATCACCCCATACCGATTTGATCTATCCGGTATATTACAATCCTCAGCCCTATGAAATGCTTCGGTATCAATTGGAAACCTATCACTTATGTAAAAATGTTTTTATGTGGCAGGA